The genomic region TGCAAATCATGTTCAACCtaaaattgaatacactacaaagatgAGCTGTTGAAACGGATTAGTTTTCGCAGTGCAGTCATTCCGCTTTTGACCACTTTCTTTCATATTTGACTTGTCGGCTTGTGACTAAGGGTCGGTCGGCTCCAGTCGGAACCCCTAGTGTGGGGACCGCCTTTTGGGAGCACTCTGAATAAGCAAAGGGCAAATTTGAGCCAGCGCTTGAATCGGACATGTGAAATGACGAAGACTCTTCAAAGGGTACCAAGAAGCTAATGTCGCCAcagttcttgttgtttcttcagTTTTGCATGCACACTGTTCCCAGGTTCACAGAGTACTGCCTGATTGGCTGGCTCGGCCCAATGTGATCCCCCGGGACTTGAAAAGTAAACTGGTGCCTTGCTCAAATATTAGAGGACTTAGTGTGTCGCTGCTAAAGAAACTCCACCATCATGGAATTCAGCACTTTTTTCCAGGTGACTCAATGTTGGTCTGGTACATGTGCTGTGTGGTACTTAATGTGTGTGTGGCCTTTCTCCAATCGCAGTGCAAGCAGAGGTCATCCCAGTCATCTTGGAGGGTGTACACAATGCACTACTGATTGGACAAGGTGGCTATCAACCCAGAGACATTTGTGTTTCTGCTCCAACGGGCAGTGGCAAGACTCTGGCTTTTGTCATCCCTGTGTTACAAGTGAGCTGCCCACCCAAAACTGAAGTGCAAAGATTTATTTTCCTGCTTTGCTGGTACCACTCTTGAAATGGAGTCCCAGTGGGCACAATACACAGTCACCGTCATCTGTCAAAATCGTTatcatcccttttttttttttttttccaccggaTGGTGTCGATAAAGCGGAATCCGCTCATTGATCCCTTACAGGGATTGTCTTCTCTCGCTGCAATCATTGGATTCGAAGATGATCAGAGTCAGAACGTACATTTTTACTTGAGCTTTAGGGAAATGAATGACGTTCTTTCGAATGTCAAGCACCCATCAGGATCCGTGATAGGTATTTGCGCTTCGGGGGGGAAACTAATGATGTTGTTGTCCTTCAGGTGCTGATGAAGAGGGTCGTTTGCCAAGTTCGTGCCTTGGCCGTGTTACCGACCAAAGAGCTCGCTCAGCAGGTCTCGTGTGTCTTTTGACTTGTATGTGGCTAAAAGTTTGCGCATGCGTTGGGACTATTGTCATCACTTACACTAATGAATCCAAATGTTCAGTTTGATCCAGAAAAGATTTTGAATTTCCAATGACTGGAAGCGGTTGTTGcttagtggcctagtggtagagtgtccgccgccctgagactggaaggttgtgggttcaaaccccggctggccgggtcataccaaagattaTAAAAATGCGGCCCATTGCCTCTCTGCTTGGCACTCCGCatgaagggttggaattggggggttagatcacaaaATGATTCCCGTGTGCAGCGGCACCgctactgctcccctctcccccgggGGGATggctcaaaatcacacggggatgggttaaaggcggaggacaaatttcaccacgccCAGATTCGTGCGCGTGTGTCGAtcgttgggactttaacttttgctCCGTTTAGGTCTTCAAGGTGTTTACATCCTATGCGGAGGGAAGTACCCTGAAAGTGGTCATGCTGGCAGGCCAGAAGTCATTTGAGGCAGAGCTGGCTTTGCTTTCTGAACACAGGTGATGATAGTCCAAGTCAAACTTTGGAGCTGTAAGGATGTCATTCATTTGATTTCTTCTCCTCAGAGGGGGGGTGAGACGCTGTTTAGCTGACATTGTTGTAGCTACTCCAGGTCGACTTGTGGATCATATTACCAAGAATTCGGGCTTATGTCTGCATCACCTTAGGTTTCTAGTGAGTTCCCAGCATTCAAAGGTTAGCTCTTTTCAAACTCTGTTCTTTGTTCTGACGGATTGCATCGTTTGGCCCAGATTATTGACGAGGCAGACAAGATGATTGACAGTATGCGCCAGTCTTGGCTCAGCCGGGTGGTGAAGGCAGTGTATGGAACGGCGGAAGCGAGAGCAGAGAAGGTGTCCTTCTCCAGGCAAAAAGCACCCTTGTCTGTTACAGCAGCCCGGTGAGTCCCTCAAGGCCTTATTGCAATGATTGCACAGTGCGCAAGTGGGTTTTTGAAACTGGCTGTTGCCTCCACTGTAGACATCACAATTGGAAGAAGAAAACCGACACTCTTAAACGACTACTTTGTTGCCACTTCTTTTGTTTGGCGTTGCAGCACAAAATAATTGCCACTGCTATGCACGCTCCTACCCATGATGATAAATCAAGTGCTGCTTACATGGCCACAAAATGGCTTTTCTGCTTTGTGGCTCATGTCACTGCTGTTATTGCGTACCGTTTTGCCTCGATAAACCTGCGCTTCTTTTTCCACCTTCTAATCCTTTTGTGAGGTTCATCATGTTGTTGTTCATTTGTGGCCATTCCAGCCTATCTCCTCCTCAAATGCCACTTCAGAAGCTGCTTTTCTCTGCCACACTCACGCAAAATCCAGAGAAATTGCAGCAGCTGGGCCTCCATCAGCCCAGACTTTTCAGCTCCACCAACGCCGCTGCCACCGGTCACTTGGCAACTCGGCCAACTGTCGACTCCCTTAAACCCGAGCACTTTGACTTCCCCCAAAGTCTGACGGTTAGTTTGGTCCGAGCGACCGAACGCCAATGGATGCTCGTACTGAAAAGCGACCGCTTGGATTCTTCCTAGGAATTCTATGTGCCCTGTACGCTTAGCCAAAAGcctctcatcctcctcctcttcatcctccgatTGAAGCTGAGACCCATTCTTTGTTTTGTTAACTCCAGAATGACAGCTCACAGGTTAGAGAGGAAAGCAACTTCATGTATTAGTCTTGGTTGTATTTGTCTAAAAGTGTCTGTTCGTTTGTTTGACTCAGACTTCACCTGCTGATACGACTGTTTGGTGGCATCCGAGTGGCAGAGTTCTCCTCCCGACTGTCTCCCAGAGAAAGACAGAAGAAGCTGAAGGAATTTGAACAAGGAAAAATCCACGTGTAAGACTGCGCGTGCGCACACACTCCTTGAAAAACATTGGCCGTTTAGCGCAGAGCCTAATGCCTGACTCGCAGTGGGCGAGTCTTCCGCCCAACGCCGCAAGGAACAGAAAGCATCAGTGGACGGGCCGGGCCGTTCCGTTCGTTGGTTCGCTCGcttgctcgcccgcccgccttcTTTTTCTCCCGGGCGGCGCAAGCGTATTTTCTTGAAGTTGAAGAGATGACAGGAAACGGAGCGTCGGCgtgtatttcaaaatgaaagcgtTGTGCCAACACCAGGTACATATAGACATTGTAATTGGGCACGTTGGCATTTGAAGGTTGATCAGCACGGATGCAGCTGCCAGAGGCATTGACATCTCTGGGGTCACATGTGTTGTCAACTATGATGCGCCACAGTACATCAGGACATACATTCACAGGTGAGCCCTCGTATATAGATGCGAAGTTGCAACAATTGAACCTTAAATGAGGGTTGTTTTGTCAGAATTGGAAGAACGGCAAGAGCTGGAAAGCCTGGCCTGGCCTTTACCTTTCTGCTTGGAGTCCAGGTATTGCACATCTTTATTGATACATGCATTACTCGCAATAAAGCCACACACAAATCATCGGTTGGCGCGTTGGCACATCTATTGTCGTCCCTTCAGAAGCAAGACTTCCTTCAGATGGTTACTGAGGCAGGGAGCCGGGGGATCcaaaagcaaatcattgcacCCGAAAGCCTGAAGAGTCTAGAGGACCGATATGAACAAACGCTACAAGAGCTTGCTTCTGCCATTAAGGTAGGTAGTAGCTTTAAGACTTTCTTTAATGAGTGAATAACCACACAGAAAATAAGAGGTCAAGCGAACAATATGAAGGGCAAGTCAATGCATAGTCCTTGTCAAATTGTACCATTAGAACGCAGCCCGACAGCCTTCCATTGCGCTTGAACTGATTCTGCTGATCCTTCAAGCGCATAGCAGACCTATAGAATCATTGTGCCAAAGTGGCTTGGTCAAATTCTCATACACAACAGGAGCTCCTATAAATCAATGTAGGGGAAGAACAAGCTAGATAAGTAGAAGTGGAAAAAACTGCTTACTCACCAATATCATGCCTCTCCTATTTTTCAAGGAGGACAATGCGAACCAGATATGATGTGATGCAGTCTCTGATGTGAGCTGACAGAAGAGCAGTTAGCGAATGGAAAATTGTCTcatttgatctttcttttttttataacacAAACATTgcccaacatgacaaaatatttcaataacatTTTGTTATTAAAGGACAATGCCCTAACACGATGAAATCTTGTACACTCGGTATCGCGGTTTCTTTCAAACTTGCATGTTTACATTCCGCAAGACAACAAATATCACGGATAGTATTTGCATCAGTCCAATacggcaggggtgggcaattaatTGTTATACCGTATTGCAAGGGTGGACAATTCCGTTCGTCAAGGGccggccggtgtcctgcatgttttctgtcACCCTgtttgcaacacacctgattcaaatggtcagatgattagcaaggtctgcagaagctggataacaatcctgatcatttgaatcaggtgtgttgcagcagggagacctataaaacatgcaggacagcaCCGGGCGGAATCGCCCACCCCTGCGGTACGGTATAACAATCATTATTTTCAACCAAGTATTTTACACCTACTATAAAGTATATCATTTTGTTTCCTGTACCTCAAATTATTCCCATGTTAGTCTGTTATTCATCACTATCGTCACCACCGCATAGAAATGTCCTTATCAACGATGTAAATAATGACTTAATcgctttttattcatttcttctctttttctccCATCCAACCATAAAATATCAACTTTACATTTTTGATATTACCTTTattgaaaacatttgaatgaAGCAGACAATTGTAGAACCAAGATGGCTGCCATTTAATGATAAATGTGGTCATTTCCTGTCGTTCTTGCATTTGATACATAAAGAAATTTGCAGAAAAATGTAGCTCAAACTGCTTGCAAGTGTTAATACATGGACAAAAAGGTTGCAGAATCCatacaaaatgttaaaaatTCACAATGACAGGTCGTTAGTTGATCAAAAGGTTTACTGCAACTTATTTCAGGAAAGTATTTGTCCTACACATCGTAAAAGCATGGTAAGTTGTTTCATAGCTaatttctcatgaattaaaaataagacaCAATTAATAAGACACATTGAAAGTTAACAatccggtaggagaccccggggacgacccaggacgatatccaaaacataaattgtcttggtttttcttcttcacagaAGCGCTCATTGAAATTACTCCAGTTTCATATCTCCTTTGAGCTTCCTTTTTACTCGTGAGTATGGGCTTAATGTGTCATCCATGATGAAGTCATACAGGACCTTAACCCACGATGTGTACTGGGGAAGACCATCATAATATTCTGCTGCTATTTTCTTCACCTGCAAAAGAAACGACAATTAGGAGTACTGACCACCATGCACAGCCCAAAATGTGTGCACCTGAAACATTTGCAGAGCATTTAGATGAGAATTTGACTCAACGGTGATTTCATTTTGACGGATCAAGCAATGGGATTTGTCGAATGGGGTCAAAGCTCTCAGAGGTTGTTTTGTGGGGTGTTGGCTATCTTTGGCTATCACAACAGCCCGACATGAATAATTTTGACGATTAGTGACACCTTCAAGTATACTAACCATAGGTAGCCTACGTCCTGGGATGCTGGGGAAGTCGTGGTGCTCATTGTGATACCCTACATTGAAGGTCAGCAGATTGAGGGAGCCGTAGTAAGAATAGGTTTCGTGGCCCTTGAGGAACATGTAGTGCTCGGCTATAAAATGACCAGAGATTGGGTGAAGACCCATACCCAGCAAAGAGCCAGCCAGCATGTACACCACCGGCTTGACTCCCCACACCCAGAAAAGCACAATGTCAAAGGCCAGCTGAACAAAAACATTGGTCAGCTCCAATTGCGTGATGGGTTTGGGGTTGATGCAAAGAGGTCGAATGGCGTAGAAAAGTGGCTGCAGAATAATCCAGACAAACTTGCGGAAACGTGTACAGAAAAACCAGCCTTCAAATTCAGTCGGGATGTCTACGTCGACACCGTCTCCGCCGAGGTAGCGGTGATGGTCCAAGTGATAGCGTTTGAAAGAGGCAGAGTACGGCAAGCCGATAGGGAGGTTGGCAAACATGGCAAAGTATCGGTTCCAAATGGCTTTGTTGTTTCCGAAAGCCGTATTGTGGGAGATCTCGTGGATAGCCAGAGTCATTGAATGGTTGATACAGCTCCCGAAGGCATAAGTCCAAAACAAAACCCAtttccagtccaattctttgaTCAAATAAAAAGCTAAAAATTGTATGGCCACCATCATGCACACGATCCATTTTAGCCGGAGGTCAGGACCCATCAGAGACTTGATCTGTGGATATTTCGCTgtaggaaagggggggggggggttcaaagTTATATTCAGAAAATAAGCAgttgcatcaaaaaaaaaaaaaaaatgcatttacttATTGATGTACAATGATCCCTCGTCACTTTGCGCTTCATCTTTGGCGAATGCGCAGATTTCTAAATGACGTTTAAAAAGACGCTGATAGAGCAGGTCTATGATATGAGGGACGAGGAACGCCGCTTAAATAGTGCGGGGCGGggtgtgcctctgagcaatgtccTAAACGTACTGCGACGGGTTGTTGGGAACAGAAGCCCATCGGAAAGAGTTTGAACTCCCACCCCCAGCAGAACTTTGCCCACCTCTTGGGGGACATTTTacttactttttctttttttgttattcgAACAACCCATTCACATCTACACAGCTTTATACGCTAATCTTTACAGTTTCCAATAGAGTCAAAAGCATACGTCGATGGTGTAtgtaacaacaacaacgacgacGTATTTAACGGGGCGCGTGTCGGGAAACCATTTTTATTTGACTGACGCGTAGATGGGctataatataatccaagggagTCAAGGGAAGTAATGAACCATTCCGCACACAGACTAGTCTGGTCTGACCGAAATCGCGTACATTACATCACAGCCAATAACTAAATAGGCGAAGCTAAGTGATGTCATTGACATCGCTTCTGGAACGATCACGTCAATCGCAACTGATCTGTAACCGTTAGCCATTAGCCAATTGGGATAACTTTAATCGTAAGAATAATCATAAGAGCAACGTCTGTACGGTTTGGCATTTATGCAACTTGCTTAAAGATGCTAACTCACCAAGGATCTCTTTCCTCCTGTCAGCGTGTGGCTGGTCAGTATAAACCCATTCGTAGTCCTCACGAGTGACCCGATTTCCCATCTCGAAACAGCTTAAACGAGTTTCACGGGTTGAAAATCTACGACGTTATAAAATGGTGGTCCTTCTGCTTTGCACTTCGCCACCGCTGCAGCTGCACCCCGCCCGTATGACGTACTCGGAAGTCTTGACACGGCCTCTGCAGTGCAGGCAATGCGTGTACGTATATCTTCTGTGAGAATGAGGTACTAGAAACAATCGAGCACATACTTTTTGAGTGTAGAAAGACTCGAGGCTTTTGGAGGAGAGCACACAAAAAAACCACCTTGTTTTCATATagtgatgttttgtttgtcaGCTTGGATCGCTCAATAAACTTACCAAACGAGAGTACATGACTGGAACCAGGGATATTTTGACGTTCTACCTATTTCAAGGGACTTCATAGTGACATTTGGAACGTTTCTTTACCACAACAAGCTGGTTTATAACCTGATTCGCTGTcttgcaaagtttttttttttttattcacagaCTTCTCAAGTCCCCGCCCATTCTGACAATCTTTCTGGTCGACCTATCTGAAATCCCTTCATCGTATCAAAACGGAAAGGTTTGAAGGTATCTATCACCGATTATCTGACCTAATGACAGGTGGATACCCCCTTGCAGTTGTATTCTTTGTTTCTGATGCGttgtgtttttgttattgtattGACTATATGAATAAAGcttccaaaaaagaaaacgacgaagaagaaaagagaagacgaagaagaagaaaagagacgaagaagaagaaaaaagaagaatagAAACATTAGTCTGGTGGTGACTCaaaaattgataaaaaaaaaaatctaaaacaaaacatttgcggCACAAGCTAGACACCTTGTTTTTCGACGCGGGAACACTTAAAACGCCAAAGGGACGGAAACGGAAAGCGTCATTTTAGGTGGGAACGAGACAACGTAAAGGGATAGCCTGTCGAAAGCAAAAGCTGAGATTTCGACGGAATGGTCTAAATGTGTGAAGGAAGTCTGTATAGCACCAACGTTGTCTTTGCATTGAGGTAAATAccagttgtttattttaatattagGCGTAAACTGACCAACCCGCAATGGTCAATTCTTCGAGACTGTAACCGGACAGGTCCTCCGATTTATATAAACAAATGCTTAGAAACGCGTCACATTCCTCCCCGTCccatgaaaacaaacaatgaaACCCCCAAACCAGTCCAAACATTGGATATTTTAGTCGATGGACGACAAGAAGTGAAGAAGAAGTCAAGTGACGGATCCGCCCGCCGGCGGATGAATCTTTATCGTCGCCGGAATGGAACTGATGTTTGCCGAGTGGGAAGAGGGGGAGAGGTTCTCATTTGAAGACTCTGACCGATTTGAGGAAGACTCTTTGTGCTCTTTCATTTCTGAGGCTGAGAGCCTCTGCCAGAACTGGAGAGGATGGAAGAAGCAATCTGCTGGAGCCACATCTCCGACTGCGAGGGCTACAGGTTGGGGAAGCGCTTTTATTGTCTATCCATTGAATTTTTAAGTTCAACTTGTGTCATTCTTGCTGCTGTCCTAAATGGTAAGTCTGACTGCACTGCATGAAACGCTTGGTTTTTTTCTCAGGCTTATGTGATGTACAGTCCCCTCTCGAGCTGGACAATATGGCGATACATAGCGTGAAGACGCTACAAATGTGTTTATCGTGcctaatgtcatttttttcctcctatgTCTTGTATTTgatcattttttctttcttctagaTGGTCAGGTCATTCCATTGGTGGAGTTGTCAGCCAAACAAGTAGCCTTTCACATCCCATTTGAGGTGGTAGAGAAGGTTTACCCCCCTGTGCCAGAACAACTTCAGCTTCGAATTGCGTACTGGAGCTTCCCTGAAAATGAGGATGACATCAGGTGGGCTCATGACATACACTTAAAAATGGTACTTTAGAAATGTAATTATGGCCCCAAGCAGCAAATGCTGCGAGGTCCCAACAACAAATGGAATGATTCATTATTTGAATGGAGCAGCAAACACTGTGAGAGCcctatttatttttccttccataGTCGTCGACTCCATCAGTAACCTTTGCCGCGCCGCCGTCATTTGTCAGCGGCCATGGTATCCGTTGTCCAGCGTTAGTTCAACATCTTTTCAAGCCAAACCAAACTGTAATCGTCAGTGCACCGTGGTTATTTTTAACTGCGCTTCTGTCAACAAATTTCCCCTGTCCGTCAATCGTCTGTCTGTAAGTCAGTCGAAACAGAAAGATAGTCCAACGAATGAAATATCCTATTTCATTGAAGCCTTGCAAACATGATTTAGTCAACAGCTAGGTGCAGTGGCACTCTGACTACCTGCCGCTGTTTTAAttactaaaacaacaaaaaactttaCTTTCAATTTAGAATGAAACAGACTTCATGTTAAACGTGAGGAACCCAGATCAATTTGCGCgtgaacgcacgc from Syngnathus typhle isolate RoL2023-S1 ecotype Sweden linkage group LG8, RoL_Styp_1.0, whole genome shotgun sequence harbors:
- the degs1 gene encoding sphingolipid delta(4)-desaturase DES1 → MGNRVTREDYEWVYTDQPHADRRKEILAKYPQIKSLMGPDLRLKWIVCMMVAIQFLAFYLIKELDWKWVLFWTYAFGSCINHSMTLAIHEISHNTAFGNNKAIWNRYFAMFANLPIGLPYSASFKRYHLDHHRYLGGDGVDVDIPTEFEGWFFCTRFRKFVWIILQPLFYAIRPLCINPKPITQLELTNVFVQLAFDIVLFWVWGVKPVVYMLAGSLLGMGLHPISGHFIAEHYMFLKGHETYSYYGSLNLLTFNVGYHNEHHDFPSIPGRRLPMVKKIAAEYYDGLPQYTSWVKVLYDFIMDDTLSPYSRVKRKLKGDMKLE
- the ddx51 gene encoding ATP-dependent RNA helicase DDX51 isoform X2, with protein sequence MSLFRVNRYLGDDEDGSISKESRAQVFLSKLHLKAQENQKQRFAECSETGHQTKREAYNDSSQESQRCKKRKSKAVSDNIHSVEDEVKRRKKVEMKNQKNSHSDCEFNRLREPGVVSSYGEVDKTPDDDIPNPSSKMPSTPSGFTVLGGFENRPVQKVHRVLPDWLARPNVIPRDLKSKLVPCSNIRGLSVSLLKKLHHHGIQHFFPVQAEVIPVILEGVHNALLIGQGGYQPRDICVSAPTGSGKTLAFVIPVLQVLMKRVVCQVRALAVLPTKELAQQVFKVFTSYAEGSTLKVVMLAGQKSFEAELALLSEHRGGVRRCLADIVVATPGRLVDHITKNSGLCLHHLRFLIIDEADKMIDSMRQSWLSRVVKAVYGTAEARAEKVSFSRQKAPLSVTAARLHLLIRLFGGIRVAEFSSRLSPRERQKKLKEFEQGKIHVLISTDAAARGIDISGVTCVVNYDAPQYIRTYIHRIGRTARAGKPGLAFTFLLGVQKQDFLQMVTEAGSRGIQKQIIAPESLKSLEDRYEQTLQELASAIKEDNANQI
- the ddx51 gene encoding ATP-dependent RNA helicase DDX51 isoform X1, coding for MSLFRVNRYLGDDEDGSISKESRAQVFLSKLHLKAQENQKQRFAECSETGHQTKREAYNDSSQESQRCKKRKSKAVSDNIHSVEDEVKRRKKVEMKNQKNSHSDCEFNRLREPGVVSSYGEVDKTPDDDIPNPSSKMPSTPSGFTVLGGFENRPVQKVHRVLPDWLARPNVIPRDLKSKLVPCSNIRGLSVSLLKKLHHHGIQHFFPVQAEVIPVILEGVHNALLIGQGGYQPRDICVSAPTGSGKTLAFVIPVLQVLMKRVVCQVRALAVLPTKELAQQVFKVFTSYAEGSTLKVVMLAGQKSFEAELALLSEHRGGVRRCLADIVVATPGRLVDHITKNSGLCLHHLRFLIIDEADKMIDSMRQSWLSRVVKAVYGTAEARAEKVSFSRQKAPLSVTAARLSPPQMPLQKLLFSATLTQNPEKLQQLGLHQPRLFSSTNAAATGHLATRPTVDSLKPEHFDFPQSLTEFYVPCTLSQKPLILLLFILRLKLRPILCFVNSRMTAHRLHLLIRLFGGIRVAEFSSRLSPRERQKKLKEFEQGKIHVLISTDAAARGIDISGVTCVVNYDAPQYIRTYIHRIGRTARAGKPGLAFTFLLGVQKQDFLQMVTEAGSRGIQKQIIAPESLKSLEDRYEQTLQELASAIKEDNANQI